The DNA sequence CCTTCGGTCCTAAGACCGACGAGACCCGCACCTGGCCTGAAGCCAGCGATTACGGCCGTCAGCTGCACTTCGGTGTTCGCGAGTTCGCCATGGGTGCCATCACCAATGGCATCCTGTTGGGCAGCGATACCCGTCCGTACGGTGGCACGTTCTTCCAGTTCTCGGATTACGAACGTCCGGCCGTGCGTCTCGCCGCGCTGATGAAGATTCCGAACCTCTATGTCTGGACCCACGATTCTGTGGCTCTTGGCGAAGATGGTCCGACCCACCAGCCGATCGAGCATCTCGCGGCCTTCCGCGCTATGCCTGACATGGAAGTCGTTCGTCCTGCCGACGAGTTTGAGACCGCCGAAGCCTACCGCTACTTCTTCGAGAAGAAGAACACCCTGCCGACCGCGATGATTTTGACCCGTCAGGGTGTGCCGACACTTCCTGAAACCGCTGAGAAGGCGCGTGACGGCGTGCGCAAGGGTGCTTACATCCTCGTGGATACCGATGGCGAGCCTGATGTCATCATCATGGCCAGCGGTTCTGAGGTCCAGTGGGCTGTCGAAGGCGTCAAGACGCTCGCCAGCAAGGGCATTAAGGCCCGCGTGGTCTCCGTGCCGTCCATGGAATGGTTCGAGGAACAGGATGACGAGTACAAGGAAGCCGTGCTTCCCGCCTCCGTCAAGGCTCGTGTTTCCATCGAAGCCGGCGTCGCTCAGCCTTGGTACAAGTACCTCGGCAGCTACGGCAAGCCGATTTCCATCGAGCGTTTCGGCCTGCAGGGTGACGGCGCTCAAAACATGATCGACCTCGGCATCACCGCCGAACACGTGGTCGAAGCCGCTGAGGCCTCTATCGAAGAGGCTCGCGCCTGAGGCTAACCCTCAAATGTATAAGCGATGCGGTTATTCGTGAATTTCGTAAGAACCGCGAATGACCGCATCGCTTTTAAGATTAAGAATCTTTCCAATACCAACATTGGAATAAGGAGATAACAATATGACAGAAGCAACGCAGCGTACCAGTGATTCCGGTGTTTCGATCTGGCTCGATGACCTTGACCGTACCCGCATCACTTCCGGCAATCTGCAGGAACTCATCAATACCAAGAACGTCGTTGGCGTGACCACCAACCCGTCCATCTTCCAGAAGGCCTTGGCTCAGGTCGGACCTTACGATGAACAGCTCAAGGAACTCGGCAAAATCAACGTCGAAGACGCCGTTCGCGAACTGACCACCACCGATGTTCGTAACGCCACCGACATCTTCCGCGAAGTCGCCGAAAAGACCGATTATGTCGATGGCCGCGTGTCCATCGAGGTTGATCCTCGTCTGGCTCACGACACCGAGAATACCGAGAAGCAGGCTGAACTGCTTTGGAAGATGGTCGATCGTCCGAACGCTTTGATCAAGATCCCGGCAACCCTCGAAGGTCTGCCGGCCATCACCGCCACGCTTGCCAAGGGCATTTCCGTCAACGTGACGCTGATTTTCTCGCTCGAGCGCTATGGTCAAGTCATGGACGCCTACATCGAGGGCATGGAACAGGCTGCCAAGAACGGTCATGATCTGAAGCACATGGCTTCCGTGGCATCGTTCTTCGTCTCCCGCGTTGACACCGCCGTGGACAAGCTGCTCGAAGCCAACGGCTCCGATGAAGCGAAGGCTCTTGAGGGCAAGGCCGCAGTGGCCAACGCCCGTCTCGCTTATAAGCTCTGGCAAGAGAAGTTCGCTTCCGATCCTCGCTGGCCTGCGCTTGAAGCCAAGGGTGCCAAGAAGCAGCGTCCGTTGTGGGCTTCCACCGGCACCAAGAACGCCGCCTACTCCGACTGCAAGTATGTTGACGAACTCGTCGCTCCTGACGTTGTCAACACCATGCCTGAAAAGACACTCAACGCTCTCGCCGATCACGGTGACGGCAAACCGAGCATCGAAGGCACCTATGAGGAGAGCCAAGCCATCATGGACAAGCTCGCCGCCCTCGGCATCAACATCAAGGATGTCACCGACCAGCTCGAAGCTGACGGCGTTGCCAAGTTCATCGCTTCTTGGGATTCGGTCCTTTCCGATACCCAGGCCGGTATCGACCGCGTCAACGGCTGATTTTGGCTAATTCCCTTTAACGGGTAGTCGTAACAAAAGGGGCCCACGGATACAAGATGTATCCGTGGGCCCCTTTTTATATCGAATAAATTAAAACTGCTATCAATTCAATAACTTGAAAGACCACTGCGCGAGGAGTGATTTTACGGCTTCGGGCTGATCGATGTGGATATTGTGACCAGCGGGGTCAATGACTTTGTAAACTGCATTGGGATAGTGCGAGAGCAGGGCTTTCTGATCTTCGTAGCCGACCACCTGATCTTCTTTACCGGTGACAATGAGGGTTGGTCCGGCGTAAGTTCCCAAACGTTGTTCGGGGTCACCATCGAGCCAATAGCGCTGGCCCAGCTTGGTGTTGGCATCGCGGTCACAGAGCTTGGTTCCAGGGAGGATATAGCGCTGATAACGCCTCCAGGCATCGAAGGACTGGTTGACACCCATCGTGACAAAATCAATGACCTTATCCTGCGGCAAATTATGGGTTAAATCAGGATTGGCTTCGTTGACGACATGCTTGGCCAAATGACGATGTGACATTACCGGATCAACAACCGGAGCAATCAAAGCAACACCAATGACTCGCTTTGGTTCCCGTGAAAGCGTGTCACGAACCAAAGCTCCACCCATGGAATTACCGAGCAAGGCAAAGCGTTTGTTACCAACCAACTCATTGACGGCATTCGTGAACCATTCGGCAAGCTCAGGTAATCCCCCAACATCTGGCAACGCACGAGTCTGACCGTACCCCGGCAAATCCATATAAATACGCTGCGTGCCCTCAGGGAAGGCATCATCAAGCACCATCAGCGACCGATGATCAACGCCCATACCATGGACAAGAATGATGGGCAGCCCCTCTCCCCTTACAACCGTATATGCTTCAGGCTGCTTGATCATAGAACTACTCCCTTTTATCTGCAATTATGCTTGACAAAATAATGACCCAATTCAAAGAACCGTTTACAATTCTTAAATTTGTGATTCAAACGCTGTCGATGCCGAACAAATTCATTCTATTACAGTCATATCTATTTTCGGCATTACGCTGACAATACATTGGCTGTCATCCACAGAATCAATTTAATTCCAGTGATGTTTATAGCTCTCAGTCTTCTATCAGAAAGAGGCCTATACAACAATCGCAATCCATAAGACTCGAACATATTCGGTGAAATATATTTCATTTTTCTTTTAACTATTTGAAATATTGTTATTCTTGGACAGTTCAAAACAGGCACGACAAAAAATGATTACAGCTGCTTTTCAATCCATTGAGCCACACCGTCATCGTTGTTTGACGGACAGATTTCATTCGCAATGGTTTTCAGTTCCGGCTTGGCGTTGGCCACGGCCACGCCGCAACCTGCATGTTCCAGCAAATCCATGTCAATCAAATCATCACCAAATGCGATGGTATTCGAAAGCGGTATGCCGAAATGTTGACAGGCCAGATTCGTCGCGTCCAATTTCGTGGCTTTTGGATTCATCAGCAACCAAAGAACGTCTTCAGAAATAAGCAGTGCCATATCACTCGGTACCAAAGCCCTGACCTGTTCTCGCTGCTCTTGGGTCGGAAACATCAGGATCTTTTCAGCCATTCCGACCGGCAGATCGCTGAAGTCGGTTAGTTTGTATTCCTGGGACGGCCAGACCTCGGTCAAATCGAAATTCGTGTAACGAGTGTCGTTAAATTCGATACCGATTCTCAGTTTTGGAATCTGGGATAGCAGCTGACAACAAACTTCTAGGCAACGTCGGACAGGAACACCGAACCGAAGAATATTGCTATTCCCGGTACTTTGGTCATCACTTAATTCCATTAAAGAAGAATGTTCGCAATCCAAATCCACGGCGCCACCATTATGGTATGCGCAAGCCGAGGCACCGATGCGATGGACCAAATCATAGGCCGTCATTGGCGGCCTAGCCGTCGCCACCATCACCATGTTACCGGCCTGTCGTGCTGCTGCGAAAGCCTTCTCACTGCGTTCCGAAAGCCATCGCTCGCCGTATTCGTCGCCGCACAGTGCGGTCAGATCCAAGTCCACGACCAGCAGCTTGCCACCAGCTGACAAATCAGTATTCCTCATATGTTTCTATTCCCATAACGCTCGATTGAAACCATTTAAAGTACGAAATATCTAAGAATACAAAAAATGCGTTTCATGAATAATTCATGAAACGCATATATCGAATATCTAAGAAATCACTTAATCAGATTGAACTTGGTCATCAGACCCAAAGCGATGATGATGGCGACCCACAGCAGCGCGATGACAATCGTCCAACGGTTCAGGTTCTTTTCCGCGACACCGGAGGTGCCTGCGTTCTGGGTGAGACCGCCGCCGAACATGTCGGAAAGGCCGCCGCCCTTGCCCTTGTGCATGAGAATCAGCAAGGTCAACAGGATGCTGAAGATAACAAGGATGATTTGCAGAACCAGCTTGACGATAGCCATTGTCGACACAGTTGAACCTCCAATTCGAAACACTAGTTACTCAGTATACCGCACAGTACGGAAAATGTCTCATTAATCAGCGAGAAGAAGTCACTGTTTTCAACGTAAGACGGCAGATCTTGGCGAGTTCGTCAGCATCAAGTGACGCACCTCCGATAAGGAATCCGTCGACATCGGGCTGACCGATGAGCTCGACAGCGTTCTTGGAAGTCACAGAGCCACCGTAAAGGATACGGACAACATCGGAGACCTTCGAGCCAAAGGTCTCATGGAGATTGCTACGAATGGCCTTAGCCGCGTCCTGAGCGCTCTCAGGTGTCGCCACAAGACCTGTGCCAATGGCCCAGACAGGTTCGTAGGCGATGACCAGCTTGGCCGCTTCCTCATCGGAAAGATCGCGCGTGACATCGTGGACCTGGCCGACCGCAAAGTCGAGCTCGATGCCCTTGCGCCGCTCTTCCATGCTCTCGCCAACACAGAGAATCGGCTGCATGCCGGCAGTCAATACTGCACGTACCTGGTCGACGATGTTGGCGTCATCCTCAGGATGATATTTACGTCGTTCGGAGTGCCCTACGATGACATATTTGCAGCCAAGCTGAGCCAGCATGTCAGCCGAGACATCGCCGGTGAACGCGCCTTGATTGGTGACCGAAACGGACTGGGCACCGTAGTTGATCTTCAACTTGTCGGCGTCAACCAACACCTGGACGCTGCGAATCGAGGTGAAAGAAGGCATCAATGCTACTTCGCAGCGTTTGTAATCGAAATGCGCGTCACGCAGGAGCCAGACGAGCTTTTGCACGAAATACGTGGCTTCAAGATGATCAAAATTCATCTTCCAATTGCCAGCCACCAACGGAATACGTGCAGAGGACATTGCTTTCCTTCCCGACTTGCGGATTCATCGCATATCAGTTTTGGATTGACACGACAGACCAAAGGCCCACCGCAGCAATCCATCGTCAAAAAGAATGCGGACATACCAAACGGCATGTCCGCAAACATTCCTGTTAGTAGTGTAGCGCACCTCGGCTACTCACCTTTAACGCGCTGCACCACCAACGGTTTCGAATCGATTACTCCAGCACCTTAAGGCCAGGCAGGGTCTTGCCTTCGAGGAACTCGAGGGAGGCGCCGCCACCGGTGGAGATGTGTGAGAAGCCATCCTCAGGGAAGCCGAGGTTGCGCACTGCAGAAGCGGAATCGCCGCCACCAACGATGGTGAAAGCACCCTTGGCCGTGGCGTCAACCATGCCCTGGGCAACGGCCTTCGTGCCGGCCTGGAACTGCTCGACCTCGAACACGCCAGCGGGACCGTTCCACACAACCGTCTTGGAATCGACGATCTTGTCGTGGAAGATCTTCTGGGTCTTCGGGCCGATGTCAAGACCCATCATGTCGGAAGGAATCTTGTCAGCATCGACGACCTGCGGGTTGACCGGGGTGTTGCCATCCGGGAATCCCTTGTTGACCACGACGTCGACGGGGAGAATCAGCTCGACGCCGTTCTTCTTGGCCTCGTCCATGTAGCCCTTGACAGTCTCGATCTGGTCCTTCTCAAGAAGGGAGGTGCCGACCTCATAGCCCTTGGCCGCGAGGAACGTGTAGGCCATGCCACCGCCGATCAGGAGGCGATCGGCCTTCTTCAGCAGGTTCTCGATGACACCGAGCTTGTCGGAGACCTTCGAGCCGCCGAGCACGACGGTGAACGGACGCTCCGGATTCTCGGTGGCGCGGGACAGCGCCTTGACTTCCTTCTCGATGAGCTTGCCGGCTGCGCTCGGCAGATCGGCCGCCACATCGTAATCGGAGCCCTGTGCGCGGTGCACGACACCAAAGCCGTCAGAGACGAAGACATCGCCCAAAGCGGCGATCTTCTTGGCATAGGCAGCGCGCTCGGCGTCGTCCTTGCTGGTTTCTTCGGGATTGTAACGAACGTTCTGCAGCAACACAACGTCGCCGTCCTTCATGGCAGCGACCTTGGCCTGGGCGTCCGGGCCGTAAGTGTCGCTGGCAAGCGTCACGTCAACGCCGAGCAGCTCGCTCAGACGCTTGGCGACAGGCGCCAGCGAAAGCTCAGGAACAGCCTTGCCCTTCGGACGGCCGAGATGAGCCATCAGAATGACTTTGGCACCGTCGGCGCGCAGTTCCTTGATGGTTGGCAAAGCGGCACGAATACGTCCGTCATCGGTGATGGTGGTGCCCTTCAGCGGCACGTTGAAATCAGCACGGACAAGAACCTTCTTGTCTTTCAGATCTCCTAAATCCTTGAGTGTCCTCATTGGTATCCTTTCCTTGAAAAACCACTCTCAGCCGGAAAAATCATTTTCTCCAGCCAAGAAAAGAGTACAAAATTATGACTTATGTCACTAGCTATGGTACATTCCTCGCCCAACAACAAAGCCATTTTGTCGGATAAACTCCGCCAAAAACGACTTATATTGTTAACGCTCACAGCAAAACAGCCCAAAAATATTTCCAATGCATTGAAGCTTCTGTGAAACCGAGCGACTGGCGTCACTGGTATACTGACACTTCAACAAACTGGGACCGTCGCAGTGGATACCCCAGACTACTGGTTCTGCTGCTGCTCCTGCGCACGCTTCGTCTTGGCGGCAAGCTGCAGCAAACGGCGGATACGACCAGCGATGGCATCTTTCGTGATAGGCGGATCGGACAAACGACCGAGTTCCTCCAAACTGGCATCCGTGTGTTGAAGTCTCAGATCACCGGCTGCCTTAAGGTTCTCAGGAATATCGTCCCCAAGAATTTCGAAGGCCTGCTTGACTTTCTGTGTGGCCTCCGCAGCCGCCTTGGCGCTGCGGCGCATATTCGCATCGTCGAAATTCGCGAGACGATTCGCTTTGCCTCGGGCCTCGCCGTCAGTGCGCTTCCCCGTCCATTCGCGTGCGGATCGGGGCGCTCCCATGAGCATGAGCATTCGCTCGATAGAGTCCGAATCCCGCAGCGTAATACGCTCAGAGCTGCGAACCTTACGCGCCTGGGCCGAAATCCCAAGCCTACGGGCGGCTCCTTGCAGCGCAGTCACCGTCTCATGCGAAGGACAGATGATTTCAAGGTAACTTGATTTGCCGGGATCGGAGATCATGCCTCGTGCAAGAAAGGCACCTCTCCAGGCAGCCTTAATCTGGGCGATATTGCCACTGATGACATCAGCAGGCAAACCTTTTACTAAATGCATCCTACGATCGAGCAAGCCGGTCTGGAGGGCAAGTGCCGTGGCTCCACGGTCGACGAGAAGATCGTAACGTTGCACGACCCCATTAGGGGTCTGCCTGGTGACTTTGGTAACTTTTGCCTCACGCTGAAAATAATGTGCGATAGTCTTGCGCAGCCATTCAGTGGCCTCAAGCGAATCAAATTGCGCACGGATGACGGCCTTGTTGTCGACAGGCCGCAAACCTCCCCCAAACCGCATCATCGTCGCGGCTTGCGCCATTTTCGCAGCCGGCAGATCCGTTTGTACGCTTGCCAGCTCGCTTTTGACCTCGTTCAGAAGAGCCAAAGCCCAACCTCCTACTTCCCGTTCTTCATGTAAGTGTAATTGGAACATTAAACGGAGTCATCTCACGCCATGCCACGGCTATCTGTGATAGCGAATGACTTGGACAAGAATCCATCGTTTTACTTTCCCTTGCCTATTTCCATGTCCGTAATCGAATATTCACAACAATGATATGCCTGGAACAATCGAAACATATCAATCAATGCTATTGTCGCTCATGTCGGTGCAGTTCCCTTGCGGATACGCTCACGCTGAGCCCATGAGTACGGAAACGCTTCGCCAGCTCGTTGCTTATCGCAACGGAACGATGCTGACCTCCAGTGCATCCGACTGCAATTGTGACATAGTGTTTATCTTCCTGAGCGTAACCTTTTATCGCCACCATGATGGCTTTTTCGTAAGCATCAAGGAATTCTTTGGCGCGCGGGTTGGATAATACGTAATCGCTGACCGGCTGATCATTGCCGTTGAGTTCGCGAAGACTCGGCACCCAATAGGGATTGGGCAGGAACCTGACATCGGCGACGAAATCAGCATCAAGCGGAATCCCGTATTTGAAGCCGAAGCTGAAAATGTGGACAGACACGGTTTTCGCGCCCTTGCCCAGCAGCGCATCATAAAGCTTTGTCGAAAGTTGGTGAATGCTCAGCGACGAGGTGTCGATGACCGTATCGGCCCGCTCCTTCAAATTGGAAAGCAGCTCACGTTCCTCATGGATCCCGTCAATAAGACGGTTGCCGTGCTGCAGAGGATGCGGCCGACGGACGGATTCGTAACGTTGGACCAAGACCTTATCACTTGCGTCGAGGAACAGGATATGTGTACGCACTCCCAGGTCATCCAAATGGCTCAAAACCGCTGAAAGATCATCGAAATAGCTCCGCGAACGCACGTCAATGACCGCTGCAAGCCTATGGACTTTCGAACCGGAAGAGGTCATCATATCGACCAACGGAATCAAAAGTTTCGGAGGAAGGTTGTCGACCACATACCAACCCATATCCTCAACACAATCTGCGGCATGAGAACGACCTGCACCGCTCATGCCCGTAATAAGCATGACCTCAAATTCCTTGGCCGGTTTCGGCTCGTCATCGGCCTTCGGAGAGGATGAATTTGC is a window from the Bifidobacterium sp. ESL0745 genome containing:
- a CDS encoding phosphoglycerate kinase; amino-acid sequence: MRTLKDLGDLKDKKVLVRADFNVPLKGTTITDDGRIRAALPTIKELRADGAKVILMAHLGRPKGKAVPELSLAPVAKRLSELLGVDVTLASDTYGPDAQAKVAAMKDGDVVLLQNVRYNPEETSKDDAERAAYAKKIAALGDVFVSDGFGVVHRAQGSDYDVAADLPSAAGKLIEKEVKALSRATENPERPFTVVLGGSKVSDKLGVIENLLKKADRLLIGGGMAYTFLAAKGYEVGTSLLEKDQIETVKGYMDEAKKNGVELILPVDVVVNKGFPDGNTPVNPQVVDADKIPSDMMGLDIGPKTQKIFHDKIVDSKTVVWNGPAGVFEVEQFQAGTKAVAQGMVDATAKGAFTIVGGGDSASAVRNLGFPEDGFSHISTGGGASLEFLEGKTLPGLKVLE
- a CDS encoding HAD hydrolase family protein, whose product is MSAGGKLLVVDLDLTALCGDEYGERWLSERSEKAFAAARQAGNMVMVATARPPMTAYDLVHRIGASACAYHNGGAVDLDCEHSSLMELSDDQSTGNSNILRFGVPVRRCLEVCCQLLSQIPKLRIGIEFNDTRYTNFDLTEVWPSQEYKLTDFSDLPVGMAEKILMFPTQEQREQVRALVPSDMALLISEDVLWLLMNPKATKLDATNLACQHFGIPLSNTIAFGDDLIDMDLLEHAGCGVAVANAKPELKTIANEICPSNNDDGVAQWIEKQL
- the whiA gene encoding DNA-binding protein WhiA, which gives rise to MALLNEVKSELASVQTDLPAAKMAQAATMMRFGGGLRPVDNKAVIRAQFDSLEATEWLRKTIAHYFQREAKVTKVTRQTPNGVVQRYDLLVDRGATALALQTGLLDRRMHLVKGLPADVISGNIAQIKAAWRGAFLARGMISDPGKSSYLEIICPSHETVTALQGAARRLGISAQARKVRSSERITLRDSDSIERMLMLMGAPRSAREWTGKRTDGEARGKANRLANFDDANMRRSAKAAAEATQKVKQAFEILGDDIPENLKAAGDLRLQHTDASLEELGRLSDPPITKDAIAGRIRRLLQLAAKTKRAQEQQQNQ
- the secG gene encoding preprotein translocase subunit SecG; this translates as MAIVKLVLQIILVIFSILLTLLILMHKGKGGGLSDMFGGGLTQNAGTSGVAEKNLNRWTIVIALLWVAIIIALGLMTKFNLIK
- the tal gene encoding transaldolase: MTEATQRTSDSGVSIWLDDLDRTRITSGNLQELINTKNVVGVTTNPSIFQKALAQVGPYDEQLKELGKINVEDAVRELTTTDVRNATDIFREVAEKTDYVDGRVSIEVDPRLAHDTENTEKQAELLWKMVDRPNALIKIPATLEGLPAITATLAKGISVNVTLIFSLERYGQVMDAYIEGMEQAAKNGHDLKHMASVASFFVSRVDTAVDKLLEANGSDEAKALEGKAAVANARLAYKLWQEKFASDPRWPALEAKGAKKQRPLWASTGTKNAAYSDCKYVDELVAPDVVNTMPEKTLNALADHGDGKPSIEGTYEESQAIMDKLAALGINIKDVTDQLEADGVAKFIASWDSVLSDTQAGIDRVNG
- a CDS encoding alpha/beta hydrolase, whose product is MIKQPEAYTVVRGEGLPIILVHGMGVDHRSLMVLDDAFPEGTQRIYMDLPGYGQTRALPDVGGLPELAEWFTNAVNELVGNKRFALLGNSMGGALVRDTLSREPKRVIGVALIAPVVDPVMSHRHLAKHVVNEANPDLTHNLPQDKVIDFVTMGVNQSFDAWRRYQRYILPGTKLCDRDANTKLGQRYWLDGDPEQRLGTYAGPTLIVTGKEDQVVGYEDQKALLSHYPNAVYKVIDPAGHNIHIDQPEAVKSLLAQWSFKLLN
- the tpiA gene encoding triose-phosphate isomerase, giving the protein MSSARIPLVAGNWKMNFDHLEATYFVQKLVWLLRDAHFDYKRCEVALMPSFTSIRSVQVLVDADKLKINYGAQSVSVTNQGAFTGDVSADMLAQLGCKYVIVGHSERRKYHPEDDANIVDQVRAVLTAGMQPILCVGESMEERRKGIELDFAVGQVHDVTRDLSDEEAAKLVIAYEPVWAIGTGLVATPESAQDAAKAIRSNLHETFGSKVSDVVRILYGGSVTSKNAVELIGQPDVDGFLIGGASLDADELAKICRLTLKTVTSSR